Proteins encoded within one genomic window of Leptospira stimsonii:
- a CDS encoding DUF2203 domain-containing protein, whose product MERKIWTYEEARIILPMVREITEEYYSYVSGLTTELREKILPENEMEQKEESVRNSIFEWSSKVQDYGIEVKGLWLIDFDHGNGYYCWHLGEEDLLFEHGYEEGFAGRKLIERENEDGEHQ is encoded by the coding sequence TTGGAACGTAAAATCTGGACATACGAAGAGGCGCGTATCATTCTACCCATGGTTCGGGAGATTACGGAAGAATACTATTCTTATGTTTCAGGACTGACGACGGAGCTTCGGGAAAAAATTCTTCCCGAGAATGAAATGGAACAAAAGGAAGAATCCGTTCGGAATTCTATCTTCGAATGGTCTTCCAAAGTTCAGGACTATGGAATCGAAGTCAAAGGCCTCTGGCTCATAGACTTCGATCACGGAAACGGATATTATTGCTGGCACCTCGGTGAAGAGGATCTTCTTTTCGAACACGGTTACGAAGAAGGTTTTGCCGGAAGAAAATTAATCGAAAGGGAAAACGAAGATGGCGAACATCAATGA
- a CDS encoding LL-diaminopimelate aminotransferase — protein MANINENYLKLKAGYLFPEISKRVKAYSEKNPSAKIIRLGIGDVTLPIVPSVVDAMVAASKEMGTAGGFHGYGPEQGYSFLLKSISDNDYGSLGIKIDESEIFVSDGSKCDCGNIQEIFSTDAKIAVADPVYPVYVDTNVMAGRTGEIGADGRYSNLIYMPATKENGFQPEIPKEKADIVYLCYPNNPTGTVTTKEALKAWVEYAKKNNSIILYDSAYEAFISEPGVPRSIYEVEGAKEVAIEFRSFSKTAGFTGLRCAYIVIPKELKGRTKSGEEVSINSLWSRRHTTKFNGVSYVTQKGAEACYSPQGKREIQESITYYMSNAAKIREGLKKAGYEVFGGVNAPYIWLKTSDNLSSWDFFDRLLEKAQVVGTPGSGFGPAGEGYFRLSAFGKKEDVEEAIKRISAL, from the coding sequence ATGGCGAACATCAATGAGAATTATTTAAAATTAAAAGCGGGTTATTTATTTCCCGAAATTTCCAAACGGGTAAAGGCCTATTCGGAAAAAAATCCTTCCGCGAAAATCATCCGTTTAGGAATCGGGGACGTTACTCTTCCGATCGTTCCTTCCGTTGTGGATGCGATGGTCGCGGCTTCCAAAGAAATGGGAACTGCAGGCGGTTTTCACGGCTACGGTCCGGAACAAGGATATTCCTTTTTGCTAAAGTCGATTTCGGACAACGACTATGGAAGTTTAGGAATCAAGATCGACGAAAGTGAGATTTTTGTTTCGGACGGTTCTAAATGCGATTGTGGGAATATTCAAGAAATCTTTTCTACCGATGCGAAGATTGCGGTCGCCGATCCCGTTTATCCCGTTTATGTGGACACAAACGTGATGGCGGGAAGGACCGGAGAGATCGGCGCCGATGGAAGGTATTCCAATTTGATCTATATGCCCGCGACAAAGGAGAACGGTTTTCAGCCGGAGATTCCCAAGGAAAAAGCGGACATCGTTTATCTTTGTTATCCGAACAACCCGACCGGAACCGTGACCACGAAAGAGGCACTGAAAGCCTGGGTGGAATACGCGAAGAAAAACAATTCCATCATCCTTTACGATTCGGCTTATGAAGCGTTTATTAGCGAACCCGGCGTTCCTCGTTCCATCTACGAAGTCGAAGGTGCGAAGGAAGTTGCAATCGAGTTTCGTTCCTTTTCTAAAACGGCGGGTTTTACGGGACTTCGTTGCGCGTATATCGTGATTCCGAAAGAACTCAAAGGAAGAACGAAGTCCGGAGAAGAAGTGAGCATCAATTCTCTTTGGAGTAGAAGGCATACGACGAAGTTCAACGGTGTTTCGTATGTGACGCAGAAAGGCGCGGAAGCTTGTTATTCTCCTCAAGGAAAAAGAGAAATTCAAGAATCCATCACATACTATATGTCCAACGCGGCGAAAATTCGAGAAGGCCTAAAAAAAGCCGGATACGAAGTTTTTGGTGGAGTCAACGCACCTTATATTTGGCTGAAGACGAGCGACAATCTTTCTTCTTGGGATTTTTTCGATCGTCTTTTAGAGAAAGCGCAAGTGGTCGGGACTCCCGGATCCGGCTTCGGTCCTGCGGGGGAAGGATATTTTCGTCTCAGTGCCTTTGGAAAAAAAGAGGACGTAGAAGAAGCGATCAAAAGAATTTCCGCTCTCTAA
- a CDS encoding CBS domain-containing protein, translating into MKIEALYRYFLLTPATHLPVIDEEGNLIGLLSRKLIQMEMADLSSSDREYAQLPDSFLEMEMPESFFQYFQRQKSIPVLSKTGEKKEEWDKVQVMAGLGKLVAPKRTEEPATEEKKQALEQSSRSWFMELILQNFPDGLLATDLEGSSIFYNETFEQTILTKKYFRDSILQAERLLKEMSKNLLANYLKTNELRLEGNSPFSLQTYVNELECNVRIIVLKQGSKIVGYLYHFVSPRSGLGQQDENGLEFPSVSDAFLQKLPLETMLKEVESAFIFHSLKRNQDNISHTALELGVPRTTLQNRIKFLELQSRYSLSRENPIPRKKANVSPISETAPLEKAAKNTETSLGTKHSSSSKKKPKNVSKSSVLPKKTSSSKTASSKTSAKKRKHR; encoded by the coding sequence ATGAAAATAGAAGCCCTCTACAGATACTTTCTCCTGACTCCGGCGACTCACCTTCCCGTGATCGATGAGGAAGGAAATCTCATCGGGCTCTTATCCCGAAAATTGATTCAGATGGAAATGGCGGACCTGAGTTCTTCCGACCGGGAATATGCACAACTTCCGGATTCTTTTTTAGAAATGGAAATGCCCGAATCATTCTTCCAGTATTTTCAGAGACAAAAATCGATTCCTGTCCTTTCCAAAACCGGGGAAAAAAAGGAAGAATGGGATAAGGTCCAGGTCATGGCCGGACTTGGAAAACTCGTCGCTCCCAAGCGCACGGAAGAGCCTGCAACCGAAGAAAAAAAACAGGCTCTGGAACAAAGTTCCCGTTCTTGGTTTATGGAATTGATTCTCCAGAATTTTCCGGACGGACTTTTAGCGACAGATCTCGAGGGAAGTTCTATCTTTTACAACGAAACCTTTGAACAAACGATTCTTACAAAAAAATACTTTCGAGATTCGATTCTACAAGCGGAACGATTGCTCAAGGAAATGAGTAAGAATCTTCTTGCGAATTACTTAAAGACCAACGAACTTCGTCTCGAAGGAAATTCTCCCTTTTCTCTTCAGACTTACGTAAACGAGCTCGAATGCAACGTTCGGATCATCGTCCTCAAACAAGGCTCGAAGATTGTAGGATATCTCTATCACTTCGTTTCTCCTCGTTCCGGGTTGGGACAACAGGATGAGAATGGCTTGGAATTCCCATCGGTAAGTGACGCATTTCTCCAGAAACTTCCTCTCGAAACGATGCTCAAAGAAGTCGAGAGCGCTTTTATCTTTCATTCCTTGAAGCGAAATCAGGACAATATTTCGCATACCGCGCTCGAGTTAGGAGTTCCTAGAACCACTCTTCAGAATCGGATCAAGTTTTTGGAATTGCAGAGCCGTTATTCTCTTTCCAGGGAGAATCCGATTCCCCGAAAAAAAGCGAATGTTTCTCCGATATCCGAAACCGCTCCTCTTGAAAAAGCCGCAAAGAATACGGAAACTTCTCTTGGAACAAAACATTCTTCTTCCTCCAAGAAAAAACCGAAGAATGTTTCGAAATCTTCCGTTCTTCCGAAGAAAACATCTTCTTCGAAGACAGCTTCTTCTAAAACGTCGGCAAAAAAAAGAAAGCATCGTTGA